In Streptomyces dangxiongensis, one DNA window encodes the following:
- the glgA gene encoding glycogen synthase: MRVGLLSREYPPDVYGGAGVHVEFLARELASLVDLEVHCWGEGRGAGVVRHRPWSALDGSNDALRTFSVDLAIAAALEGRELVHSHTWYANLAGHVAKLLYGVPHVVTAHSLEPLRPWKAEQLGGGYALSGWAERTAIEAADAVIAVSGAMREDILSCYPALDPARVHVVHNGIDTQLYRPDHGTDALTRHGIDPARPYVLFVGRITRQKGVPRLLRAVRDIDPGVQVVLCAGAPDTPEIDREFRELFEELRRVRSGVFWIPQMLPRPEVIQLLTRAAVFACPSVYEPLGIVNLEAMACGTPVVASRVGGIPEVVDDGRTGLLVDVDDGFESGFARALDAVLGDPAAARRMGEAGRARAVGEFGWDAVARRTAGLYERVLKEA, from the coding sequence TTGCGAGTGGGACTGCTGAGCCGGGAGTACCCCCCGGACGTGTACGGCGGCGCCGGTGTCCATGTGGAGTTCCTCGCCCGCGAGCTGGCCTCGCTGGTGGACCTGGAGGTGCACTGCTGGGGTGAGGGGCGCGGCGCCGGTGTCGTACGCCACCGTCCCTGGTCCGCCCTCGACGGCTCCAACGACGCGCTGCGCACCTTCTCCGTGGACCTCGCCATCGCCGCCGCCCTCGAAGGCCGCGAACTCGTCCACTCGCACACCTGGTACGCCAATCTGGCCGGCCATGTCGCCAAACTGCTGTACGGCGTCCCGCACGTCGTCACCGCCCACTCGCTGGAGCCGTTGCGCCCCTGGAAGGCCGAGCAACTCGGCGGCGGGTACGCCCTGTCGGGCTGGGCCGAGCGCACCGCGATCGAGGCCGCCGACGCGGTGATCGCCGTCTCGGGTGCCATGCGGGAGGACATCCTGTCCTGCTACCCGGCGCTGGACCCGGCCCGGGTCCACGTCGTGCACAACGGCATCGACACCCAGCTCTACCGCCCCGACCACGGCACCGACGCCCTCACCCGGCACGGCATCGACCCCGCGCGTCCCTACGTCCTGTTCGTCGGCCGGATCACCCGGCAGAAGGGCGTGCCCCGTCTGCTGCGCGCCGTACGGGACATCGACCCGGGCGTCCAGGTGGTGCTGTGCGCCGGCGCGCCCGACACCCCGGAGATCGACCGGGAGTTCCGTGAGCTGTTCGAGGAGCTGCGCCGGGTCCGGTCGGGCGTGTTCTGGATCCCGCAGATGCTGCCGCGCCCGGAGGTGATCCAACTCCTCACACGGGCGGCCGTGTTCGCCTGCCCCTCGGTGTACGAGCCGCTCGGCATCGTCAACCTGGAGGCGATGGCCTGTGGCACGCCGGTCGTCGCGTCCCGGGTGGGCGGCATCCCCGAGGTCGTGGACGACGGCCGCACCGGTCTCCTGGTCGACGTGGACGACGGTTTCGAGTCCGGGTTCGCCCGGGCGCTGGACGCCGTGCTCGGTGATCCGGCGGCGGCCCGGCGGATGGGGGAGGCCGGACGGGCGCGCGCGGTGGGCGAGTTCGGCTGGGACGCGGTGGCCCGCCGTACGGCCGGGCTGTACGAGCGGGTCCTCAAGGAGGCTTAG
- a CDS encoding (2Fe-2S)-binding protein: MDLDPDLAALRSLGGFFVLRTLPPSSPAAGGTGPHRFPTLAEAYEGAASDVRGDALALRVATVGARLRTAEPRVAASLAQQGLAARLWSAALGCAVLYGRLPGLDPRLLRWDALASAPDDLWLTGVRSLPGDGAAVAAAVLDAHLEPLGAVLRARYGVAAGLLRGNAGSALAATARELGRWARAHDRTDVVERASALTDELFAHPLLRATGDRAGPAFRRRSCCLYYRVPGGGLCGDCCLTRLPRSSPRAASG; the protein is encoded by the coding sequence GTGGACCTCGACCCCGATCTCGCCGCGCTCCGTTCCCTCGGCGGCTTCTTCGTCCTGCGCACCCTGCCGCCCTCGTCCCCGGCCGCCGGCGGCACCGGTCCGCACCGGTTCCCGACTCTCGCGGAGGCCTACGAGGGCGCGGCGTCCGACGTTCGCGGTGACGCGCTGGCGCTGCGGGTGGCCACCGTCGGGGCCCGGTTGCGGACCGCGGAGCCGCGGGTCGCCGCGTCCCTGGCCCAGCAGGGGCTGGCCGCCCGGCTGTGGTCGGCCGCGTTGGGCTGCGCCGTGCTGTACGGCCGGCTGCCCGGCCTGGACCCGCGGCTGCTGCGCTGGGACGCCCTCGCCTCCGCCCCCGACGACCTGTGGCTCACCGGGGTGCGCTCGCTGCCCGGCGACGGCGCCGCCGTCGCCGCCGCCGTCCTCGACGCCCACCTGGAGCCTCTGGGCGCCGTCCTGCGGGCCCGCTACGGCGTCGCCGCGGGCCTGCTGCGAGGCAACGCCGGTTCCGCGCTCGCCGCGACGGCCCGCGAACTGGGCCGCTGGGCCCGCGCCCACGACCGTACCGACGTCGTGGAACGGGCCAGCGCGCTCACGGACGAACTGTTCGCCCACCCCCTGCTGCGCGCCACCGGCGACCGCGCCGGCCCGGCCTTCCGCCGCCGAAGCTGCTGCCTGTACTACCGCGTCCCCGGCGGCGGACTGTGCGGTGACTGCTGCCTCACCCGCCTCCCGCGCTCTTCCCCGCGCGCCGCATCTGGGTGA
- a CDS encoding DMT family transporter, whose amino-acid sequence MSALALSVLLSLVSAVAYAAGAIVQEQIAVSAPHEAYLPLRRPGWWGALALNGLGGLLHVVALACGPLSLVQPLGALTIVFALPLAALCVGRRAGATAWRGALMATVGLAGLLSLVGTSGTHSLTPAQRVVTALVTGGAVVALMGAGLAAHRHPAVRSVLLATASGIAFGMSSVFTKTVAVDWTLGVGLADLASLAVICLFAVAGVLLSQASYRGGGLTAPLATLTVVNPVLAAVVGVLMFGETLRHGSTGTVLALACAVVAAGGLVMLTTERMERTSGQDGTTAAEAARGTGVPGAVTPGAAAPGAVARGAGSASAAGAPARDTAEGLVVVPRQRTAEPGAGPAGPATRELLGPGVGGGGADTGGALPASYTPLPAGVHVPLPDRHRTRVGS is encoded by the coding sequence ATGAGTGCCCTGGCGCTGTCCGTGCTCCTGTCACTCGTCTCCGCCGTCGCCTACGCGGCCGGGGCCATCGTGCAGGAGCAGATCGCGGTCTCCGCCCCGCACGAGGCGTATCTGCCGCTGCGCCGCCCGGGCTGGTGGGGCGCGCTGGCGCTCAACGGTCTCGGCGGCCTGCTCCACGTCGTGGCACTGGCCTGCGGGCCGCTCAGCCTCGTCCAGCCGCTGGGGGCGCTGACCATCGTCTTCGCGCTGCCCCTGGCGGCGCTGTGCGTCGGCCGCAGGGCCGGCGCCACGGCCTGGCGTGGTGCCCTCATGGCCACGGTGGGCCTCGCCGGGCTGCTGTCCCTGGTCGGCACCTCCGGCACCCACTCGCTCACCCCGGCCCAGCGGGTGGTGACCGCCCTCGTCACCGGCGGCGCGGTGGTGGCACTGATGGGCGCGGGCCTCGCCGCGCACCGGCATCCGGCGGTGCGCAGCGTCCTGCTCGCCACCGCGTCCGGCATCGCGTTCGGCATGTCGTCGGTGTTCACCAAGACCGTCGCCGTGGACTGGACCCTGGGCGTCGGCCTGGCCGACCTGGCCTCGCTCGCGGTGATCTGCCTGTTCGCGGTCGCCGGCGTGCTGCTGTCCCAGGCGTCCTACCGCGGTGGCGGACTCACCGCCCCGCTGGCCACGCTGACGGTCGTCAACCCGGTGCTGGCCGCCGTGGTGGGCGTCCTGATGTTCGGCGAGACGCTCCGCCACGGCAGCACGGGCACGGTGCTCGCGCTGGCCTGCGCGGTGGTGGCGGCGGGCGGCCTGGTCATGCTGACGACGGAACGGATGGAGCGCACGTCGGGACAGGACGGAACGACTGCGGCTGAGGCGGCTCGGGGTACGGGTGTTCCCGGTGCGGTGACTCCTGGTGCGGCGGCTCCTGGTGCGGTGGCTCGGGGTGCCGGGTCGGCGTCCGCTGCGGGAGCGCCGGCGCGGGACACGGCGGAGGGGCTGGTCGTCGTACCGCGGCAGCGCACGGCGGAGCCCGGTGCCGGGCCGGCCGGACCGGCAACGCGTGAGCTGCTCGGACCGGGCGTGGGGGGCGGCGGGGCGGACACCGGCGGTGCGCTCCCCGCGTCGTACACCCCGCTGCCCGCGGGCGTGCACGTGCCGCTGCCGGACCGGCACCGCACGCGCGTCGGTTCCTGA
- a CDS encoding transglycosylase family protein: MAVRGRHRRYQPNRINRASLTVTAGGAGLALPLVAAGTASAADVATWNKVAACESSGNWSINTGNGFYGGLQFTRSTWDAYGGARYAPRADLATRDQQIAVAEKVLDGQGPGAWPVCSGSAGLTRGDGSPDVRTETASTHPAQARPAASGSVRDVRPQTTPQSRAGRAEMYTVVHGDTLSGIAGDHQVRGGWRTLYAGNRTTIGADPDLIVPGQRLSLSGTRTRTAPPEAPGKKTPAPHRTTHPGPPPTRHALVAPVTASVGTGYRVAGSHWSKGYHTGVDFLVPTGTSVRAAAAGHVVSAGWGGSYGYQVVLRHADGRYTQYAHLSAISVRAGRSVTAGQPLGRSGATGNVTGPHLHFEVRTGPGFGSDIDPLAYLRAGGVRI, from the coding sequence ATGGCCGTACGCGGCCGGCACCGCCGGTACCAGCCGAACAGGATCAACCGCGCATCACTCACCGTCACGGCGGGCGGTGCCGGCCTCGCGCTCCCGCTGGTCGCCGCCGGCACCGCGAGCGCCGCCGACGTGGCCACCTGGAACAAGGTCGCCGCGTGCGAGTCCAGTGGCAACTGGAGCATCAACACGGGCAACGGCTTCTACGGCGGCCTCCAGTTCACCCGGTCCACCTGGGATGCGTACGGCGGCGCCCGGTACGCGCCGCGCGCCGACCTGGCCACCCGGGATCAGCAGATCGCCGTCGCCGAGAAGGTCCTGGACGGACAGGGTCCGGGCGCCTGGCCGGTGTGTTCCGGTTCCGCCGGGCTCACCCGGGGCGACGGCAGCCCCGATGTGCGCACGGAGACCGCCTCCACCCACCCCGCCCAGGCCCGCCCCGCCGCGTCCGGCTCCGTGCGGGACGTACGGCCGCAGACCACTCCGCAGTCCCGAGCGGGCCGCGCCGAGATGTACACGGTGGTGCACGGGGACACGCTCTCCGGCATCGCCGGCGACCACCAGGTGCGGGGCGGCTGGCGCACGCTGTACGCGGGCAACCGCACGACGATCGGCGCCGACCCCGACCTCATCGTGCCGGGCCAGCGGCTCAGCCTGAGCGGCACCCGCACCAGAACGGCGCCGCCCGAGGCCCCGGGGAAGAAGACGCCTGCGCCGCACCGCACCACGCACCCCGGCCCGCCCCCGACCCGGCACGCGCTCGTCGCCCCGGTGACCGCGTCCGTCGGCACCGGGTACCGCGTGGCCGGCTCCCACTGGTCGAAGGGCTACCACACCGGCGTGGACTTCCTCGTGCCGACCGGCACCTCCGTGAGGGCGGCGGCGGCCGGACACGTGGTGTCCGCGGGCTGGGGCGGCTCGTACGGCTACCAGGTCGTGCTCCGGCACGCCGACGGCCGCTACACGCAGTACGCCCACCTGTCGGCGATCTCGGTGCGGGCCGGCCGGAGCGTCACCGCGGGCCAGCCGCTCGGCCGCTCCGGCGCCACCGGCAACGTCACGGGCCCGCACCTGCACTTCGAGGTGCGGACGGGGCCGGGCTTCGGCTCGGACATCGACCCGCTCGCCTACCTCCGGGCCGGAGGAGTAAGAATCTGA
- the gndA gene encoding NADP-dependent phosphogluconate dehydrogenase, whose product MSTSAQIGVTGLAVMGRNLARNFARNGYSVAVHNRTVSRTRALVEEFGHEGAFVAAETAKDFVAALERPRRLVVMVKAGEPTDAVIEEFAPLLEPGDMIIDGGNAHFADTRRRERELREHGIHFVGTGISGGEEGALHGPSIMPGGSVESYGSLGPMLEKISAKAADGAPCVTHVGPDGAGHFVKMVHNGIEYADMQLIGEAYQLLRDVAGYSPAQIADIFRTWNTGRLDSYLIEITAEVLSHVDAGGKPFVDVVVDQAEQKGTGRWTVQIALDLGVPVSGIAEAVFARSLSGHAALREASRGLAGPKPTPLAESEAAAFADRVEQALYASKIVSYTQGFHEIAAGSEEYGWDIDLGEVASIWRGGCIIRAAFLDRIRTAYDARSDLPSLLSDETFAREIAAAQDDWREVLVAATRQGVPTPGFAAALAYYDALRAERLPAALTQGQRDFFGAHTYRRVDREGAFHTLWGGDRSEVPA is encoded by the coding sequence ATGAGCACTTCAGCGCAGATCGGTGTCACGGGCCTGGCGGTCATGGGCCGCAATCTCGCCCGGAACTTCGCGCGCAACGGCTACTCGGTCGCCGTGCACAACCGTACGGTGTCGCGCACCCGGGCGCTGGTGGAGGAGTTCGGGCACGAGGGCGCCTTCGTCGCGGCCGAGACCGCCAAGGACTTCGTGGCGGCCCTGGAGCGCCCGCGCCGCCTGGTCGTCATGGTCAAGGCGGGTGAGCCGACGGACGCCGTCATCGAGGAGTTCGCTCCGCTCCTGGAGCCCGGCGACATGATCATCGACGGTGGCAACGCGCACTTCGCCGACACCCGCCGCCGGGAGCGGGAGCTGCGCGAGCACGGCATCCACTTCGTCGGCACGGGCATCTCCGGCGGCGAGGAGGGTGCGCTGCACGGGCCGAGCATCATGCCCGGCGGGTCGGTGGAGTCGTACGGGTCGCTGGGCCCGATGCTGGAGAAGATCTCCGCGAAGGCCGCCGACGGGGCGCCGTGCGTGACCCACGTGGGACCGGACGGCGCCGGGCACTTCGTGAAGATGGTGCACAACGGCATCGAGTACGCCGACATGCAGTTGATCGGTGAGGCGTACCAGCTACTGCGCGACGTCGCCGGGTACTCCCCCGCGCAGATCGCCGACATCTTCCGCACCTGGAACACCGGCCGGCTCGACTCCTACCTGATCGAGATCACCGCCGAGGTGCTGTCCCACGTGGACGCCGGCGGCAAGCCGTTCGTGGACGTCGTCGTCGACCAGGCCGAACAGAAGGGCACCGGCCGCTGGACCGTGCAGATCGCCCTGGACCTGGGTGTGCCGGTGTCGGGCATCGCGGAAGCGGTGTTCGCCCGGTCCCTGTCGGGCCACGCGGCGCTCCGGGAGGCCTCGCGGGGGCTGGCCGGTCCGAAGCCGACACCCCTCGCCGAATCGGAGGCGGCGGCCTTCGCCGACCGGGTCGAGCAGGCGCTGTACGCGTCCAAGATCGTGTCGTACACGCAGGGCTTCCACGAGATCGCCGCGGGCAGCGAGGAGTACGGCTGGGACATCGACCTCGGCGAGGTCGCCTCCATCTGGCGCGGCGGCTGCATCATCCGGGCGGCCTTCCTTGACCGCATCCGCACCGCGTACGACGCCCGGTCCGACCTGCCGAGCCTGCTGTCGGACGAGACGTTCGCACGGGAGATCGCCGCCGCGCAGGACGACTGGCGCGAGGTGCTCGTCGCGGCGACACGGCAGGGGGTGCCGACGCCGGGGTTCGCGGCGGCGCTGGCCTACTACGACGCCCTGCGCGCCGAACGCCTGCCGGCCGCCCTGACCCAGGGCCAGCGCGACTTCTTCGGCGCCCACACGTACCGCCGGGTGGACCGGGAGGGCGCGTTCCACACGCTGTGGGGCGGGGACCGGTCCGAGGTGCCGGCCTAG